From Capricornis sumatraensis isolate serow.1 chromosome 19, serow.2, whole genome shotgun sequence:
TGCCAGAAGAAAGGGTTCCCTGGGCAGCAACGCTGGGCTGCTGCTACTGGGAGACAGGGTTCAGCACCTGCTGCCAGGTTCCTAGCCAGACCTGGGCTGGTCCTGACTCCCCGCCCCTGAGCTGTGTGGCTTAAGGCAAGACCctgcccctctctgagcctgtttccttatctataaagtggGGAGAATGTCACCCTGTCACTTTGTTGTCATGGGGATCTGACAGTGCCAGGCATTGGACCgagcatacagtaggtgcttactAAATGTGAGCTCTTGCCAACCAAGGTAGGCTGGCTTGTCCTGCCCCCACACTCCCTGGAGACAGAGCCCAGAGCAGGGCAGGCTGGGCCCCCCTCGAATGGCTCCTTCATCACCACTCCTGCCCCTGCTGGGCGCTGTGGGGcactgtgggaggtggggggggcggggtcaGAGGGCCGCTGGCACAATGCTCCCTGCTGTGTTGGGGCTGACCTGAGGGCATGGTCCCTGAGTCCTGGCATCTGGGGGAACCACGACCTGTGGCCAGGGCAGGGCTGATAAGGCTTGCATCAAGCACCTGGGCCGGCCACTCCCTCGGGACAGCCTCCTTCCAGCTGCTGAGCTGCCTCTGGGAGAGGAAGATAGGCCTTGGCATCCCTCTGCATGTCTGTCCCCTGGACGGACACCTTGTTGGCAGGTGTGGGGAGTGGGGTGAATTAGGGACTGGGCCCTGCCCATCCTGGTGTCAATCACCCCAGGCACACTGAGGCCTGCAGAGAGGCCGCTCCGGCCCAATATCACCCAAGGGTCAGGTGCTGGCTCCAACCTGGCCTTTGTCCCCCTGGTGGTGGTGGCTGGGGAAAGGGGGGTGGCTCAGCCTCTGGTTGGTCAGTGACTTCAGCAGGTCCTGCCCACCTTTGGGCCCTAGTTCCCTGGGCTGAAGTGAGAACTTGCTGGCCCCCCACCACCTTGAACTTGTCTTTACAcagtggggagggtgggaggtcCCAGCAGGCCAagaagtttctcttctttttccccaACAGCAGGAGGGGCTgaaagggggtggggagtgagcaGAACCTGAGGGAGCCTGGGGGTGGTGAGGGCCCTGCGTCCAAGCCCCCACGCCCTGGAGACCCCCTCCCAGTCCTCTATGAGGGGCAGCGGGGAGAAGATCGATGGGTGAGAATCGGAGTTAGGAGCCTCCAGCCCCTCGTTAAATATAGAACCAAGGCCCCTCCCACAGCCTTCCCCGTGGGCTGCAAGGCCTCGATAAGCCCCCGGTGGCCTGGGCCGGCCCTTTCAGCCTGACCCCACCCCCGTCCAGTGCTGGGACATCCAGGGAAAGGGGTGGACGTCCTCCTCGGGGGCCGTTGAGCTCCGCTTTGAGCAGAAGCGCCAGTACTGGGAGGAAGCCGTGGGGCAGGAGGGCGCCAGAGAGGCCCAGGGGGGGCCGACGCTGCCCCCGACTTGGCGCGGCTCCTGGCCGAGCTCGGCGCTTTGGTTCGCCGCGACCTGCAGAAGGTGCAGCGGGAGGTGCACCCCGCTTACGCGGCCGCCGGCTTCCCGGCGTGGGAGGCCTACCTGCGTGCCTTCCACGGCGCGGTGGCCGGGCGCCTCCAGGAGCTCGCGCACGACGCCCGCGGCTGCGAGCAGCTCTACGTGCTGCTGGACTGGGCCGCCAGCGTCTACAGCAGGTGAGGCCCGGGCCGGCGGCCGGGGGGTGGGGCGAGGGCGAGGAGGGGCTGGCACTGCCCGCCCGCGAGGCCTTCCGGAACCTGCTCTGAAGGGCACAGGGcacctttctccttttcctccccgGGAGAGTGCTGGCTGTTAGGCACCCAAGGTCCCAGATCCGGGAGCCCTTTGAtattctctcctccccctcccagaCACTGGTGCTCTCCCTCTCGGTTCAGAAGCTGGAAAGCGCTATGGGCGGGGTTGCTTCCGAGGCGGCGAGCCCAGGGAGTCCCCCCTGGTCCACGCGGGGCCTTTGAGTGAACTGGCCACGGGCGCCCCCTCCAGGCTGGACACAACCACGGCTCACCGCGCTCTTGAGGGCTGGCTTTCACCCCCACTCTTGCTTTGGATGGACACCTCGGTTCAGGGCTCTGCAGAACGTGATGGGGTGGGTCCCCCGAGCCCCTGAGCgctccccagctccccaggcAGGCGGGCAGTTGGAGGGGCGCCAAAGTGCTGGGCTCCTTAATATTCTGCGTGGCTGCAGACAGGCGCCCGCCCCGGTGTGGGCTGGATCCTAGCTGGACCCTGAACTGCAAGGTCCTGGGGGCGTTTAGAGCTCAATTTGGCTGAACCCCGAGCGAGAGGGTGGAGGTCACTCCCGAAGCAAGCTGGTCGAGGTCCATCCGGACTGCCTTCTTTATGCTTTCGGGGCACGCTCCGCTGACTGCTTAGCCAGGAAATCCTGAGGTGGGAAACCGAGTGGATAGGCGCTTGGCACGGAATCCCGGAGGGCGGGCTGGGGTGCCGGGCGTGTGAACGGAAGCCCAGATTCCGGGCCTCACAGCGATGGCATTAGGCTTTGAGCCAAGGCAGAGGGCAGTGGGTGCAGCCGCGGCCACATCAGGGTCCCGCCCAGACCTTCAGGCCCCGCCCTGCCTTCCAGTCCTGATTTCCTGGGCTCCCAGGACCAGGCTCTGCCCTCGGAGCCGCTGCCCCCGCTCCTGGCACTGGACTTCTGGGCCCGTCTGGAAGACGACTACACCAGCTTCCCAGAGGTGAGACCAGGGCGGGGCCGGGCCGAAGGGGGCGGGGTCCAGGTAGAGGGTGGTCAATGCCAGCGGGGTAGGGAGGCGCAGTGCCCAGGGTCCGAGCCTCTCCGCTCTACGGCCTCGGGCGTGGGCCTGTGTCCCGGCAGGGGTGCCCTTGTCACCAAGGGCGTGCCCTAGGGCTTGGAGGTAGGGGGTCTCCCTCCTGGGAGGGTCTCACCGCGGCCCCTTCCCTGGCCCGCACAGACCAAGATCGAGAGCTGCTTCGATGGCATCCTGCAGCTGGAGCAGAGTCGCTGGGCGGCTGCGGAGGCGCCCGAAGAGCTTCAGGGCCTCTGCACACGCCGCTGTCCTTCGACGTCTCCATGGTGCGCCGGAGGGAAGGCCGTGGGTTTAGGCCTCTGGCGGTGGAGACTCTCTTATAAGGCACAGTCACAACAGCCTCTCCCCATCGAACGGGAGCCTGAGGCCCCACGTGGGGCGCGGGCAGAAGTCCTTGGGTCTCATGACCTGACTGGGAGAGCGAAGCCACAGCTCCCAGCTGAGCGGGGTGGTTGAGGGACCCTGTGGATGTGCGGAGCTGGGAGGGCTGACCCTCTGGAAATCGGGGCCCCTGGAAGTCGGAGCCGAGACTGGGAGGCAGAGCGGGGAGGGTGGAGACGTCCCTGCTACACGATTGGGCGCTGGGGCCATCGGGATCCAGTACTCAGACGTGCTCGCTCGCAGCTCGTGGCGGAGCACGTGAAGGCGGCCGGCGCCATCTCCGCAAAACTGGAGGCCACCACGTTGCGGATCTGCGCGCGGGCGCTGGGGCTCTTCCTGCATAGGTGCGGGCGAATCCTAGGCCGGGATGTGGTGGGCGGGGTGGCCAGGGTGTGGACGCTGGTTGTCCCTGGGGGGGACCCATTCATCCCGTTACCTCGGAATTCGAGATTCCGGACAACTGGGAGGGAGAAACCTGGAGGGCGGGCTCGGGGTCTTAGCAGCCGGGGAGAGTCTCCAAGGCCCCTGCGTACCCCGCCCCCCAGGTTCCAAAAGGCTTTTCTGGAATCAGGAGCAGTGAGCAAGCCTCACGTGTGCGCCAGCGTCAATGCCAGCGAAGAGCTCAGGTGGGTTTGTCCCGCGGTGCCAGGCGCGACCGGCAGGGGGCGCGCGAGCCCTGGGAACCGCAACGCAGACAGCGCCCCTGTGGCCCCTTGGTGGCCTTGCCCAGAGGACTCCGGAGGGGACTCCGTCTCCGTGTTCGTCCCCGCCCCTGTCCCCTCCGTGGGGTCCTCTCTTGGCCCCGCAGAGCTGAGGCCCTGGCAGGGACGCAGGGAGCTTCAGGGCTGAGCAGAGGCCGAGGTTCCAGCCACCCTTGCCCAGCTCATCCCTGCCACCCAGGGCTCCATTCTCTCCTCCCTTCATCCCGCTCAGCCTCCTTACTTTGAAGGACCCTCTCTCTTCTTGGAAGCCTGCCTCGCTCCCGACCCCAACCCTCAGGGCCTTGCTggtgctggggcctgggttcctCTACCTCCAGGGGACAGTGGCCCTCCCCTGCGGGCTGCCAGAGCCTTCAGCCCCAGGCAAAGCCATAGTGTCCCCAGCTGAAGAAGCATCAGCTACTGCTGATGGTGTGATGTCCCCACAGACAGACGGGAATGCAGTGTGGGGGCTCAGAAAGGCATCGCCGCTGGTCGACAGTCACGCAGGCAGTACTTGTTGGATCTGGGAACCCAAAGCATGACCGTGATCAGGCGCTGGCTCACTAACACTCTTCTGTCCCTAGACTGTGCCAGCCTGGTCCTGGGCACAGGGGACTCTGGTGTAGGCCATCTCTGGTCAAGCCCTGATAGAAATTTAGCCTGCCTTTCTGTGTCCCTgcctttctggagaaggaaatggcaacccactccagtactcttgccaggaaaatcccatggatggaggagcctggcgagctacagtccatggggtcacaaagagttggactcgactgagagacttcactttctgtgtCCCTGGGCTGCAAACTGTCTCCTCAGTGATGAAATGGGGACATTGTGATATTTGGAGAGGCAGTTATGAggctcaaagggcttccctgggagctcagaggataaagaatccacctgcaatgtagaagacctgggttcagtccccgggttgggaagatcctctggagaagggaatggaaacccactccagtattctggcctggagaatcccatggacagaggagcctggcgggctaccgcccatggggtcacagagtcagactcgactgagcaactatcccGAGCATCTGATAGGAGGGGCTGTGCTGCACTGTTCTGTCGCCAGGAGGGATGAGGTCTGGCTCAGCCCTGCCACAGGGGCCCTGCCATGCGGTGGGACCTCGACACTCCCCTAGCCCACCCCTCCGTGCTCGGCTCCCGGGCGCACTTCTGCCCCCTCACGTGACCGTTCCCAGGGCTTCTCCACTGTGCCGCCCCAGGGGGCTGCCCTTCACACTATAGTCTGAGTGATTGGAGCTGGGGTGGCACCCAGCCTTCACGGCTGTATGCCAGGCCGTGAGCCCTTGCCCGCTTTCCCCAATcctggcccctccccctccccaggactCACCTTCTGGCCAAGTTCCCAGAAAGCTTTGGAGAGCTGGAGAAGGCCCTGGGGGCTGCCGCCCGAGCCTTTCAGAAGCGGCTGCTCCAGGGCTTTCAGGGCGCTGTGCAGGTGAGGGGGCGGGCCCTTCTCTCCCCACTTTCCTTGCCCAGCAGGTGCGCCCTGTGTCCTGGAGCCCGGGGGCCCAAGTCACAGCACTCATTTACCGTAGGGGCGTGTTGGGGTGGTGTTTCGGGGGCAGGCAGGGAACCCAGACAGGTTCCCAGCTGAGCAAGAACAGTTGGGAACAACTGCCTTCTTCCTTCAcgccctgggcttctctggtggctcagctggtgaagaatccgcctataATTGCAGGAcacccagattccatccctgggtgaggaggatcccctggagaagggaatggcaacccactccagtgtacttgcctggagaatcccatggacggaggtacagtccatgtggtcacaaagagtcggacaggactaagcgactaacgctttcactcgCCTCTCAGAGACCAACTCTGAGACTCTCTGAGGACCCTCTACACAGAGCGGGTGCATCTAGGGAATGGCGCCTCATCCAGCCCCTCAAGGCGCCGCCAGGACTCCCGAGGCAAGGGCTGGCTAGAGGCTCAAACTCCAACCATGCCCACGGGGCCTGCCGGCCTGGAGGAGGCAGTCTCAGAGTTTTCTCATCAGGGAAAGGTCTAGAGCAAGGACAGGGGCTGTCCCCAAGATACCGTAGAGAAGGGGGTCAGCTCCCCAGACTTTCTTCCTGATGCCAGCTCGCCCTTTGGCCTGAATCACGCCTGTCCGGAGCCATGCCCTGGGTGCCCAGGGGAGGGTCTAGTGGGTGCTGGGGGTCAGCCCTCGGCTGACTGCCCACCGCTCTGCCCCTAGCCGCTCTTCAGGGCCCTGTGCACCAAGGCCTGGCTGACCCAGGACCTGCTGCAGCCCCTCATGGACAAGGTGGTGGCCTTCTCGGGCCTCCTCGAGCACATGGCTCCACCCCTGGCCCAGGTatccgggggcgggggcggacgCTGGTGGGGGCGTGCCCAGGGCTTCTCCCGGTGACCCTGACCTCTACCCCCAGGAGACTCTGCAGCAGGTGCACCGCTATGTTGCCCGCGAGTACCTGGCGCAGGCGCTGCGACCCCCTGAGTGGCTCCGGGGTGTGGACCGCCGGAGCGGCTCCCAGAAGATGGGCCTCGAGGTGCAGGCCATCAGCAGCACCTTCCAGGGCTTGGTAGGAGCATCGCCCGACTGCCCTGGGGCGCTGGCCTTCTTGGGGGTTCTCCAGCCCGCGGACCCTCCAGCAGCGCACCCCTCAGTCTGATTTCAGCTCCCCCCTGTTAGAGACTCCCCGGTGGGCTGGCTTTGGCAAAGGATTCAAGGCACTCTCCGCGTGCAGGGGCCGGGCCAGGTGGGGAGGACACGTTGCATATATTTGCATTGATTTGCATGTACTTTGTGGGGGGTGTAGGGGAGGGATGAGGGTCACAGCCCCGTCTGATGGGCGGGGACTGTGTGGGAcctctcctccaccccacccccagcagagcgAGCTCAGGCATGTCCTGCTCACACAGACACCCCTCATCTGGGCCGCTGGTCCCCGACTCCCCGTCTGATGCCAGGCAGGCCTTCCCCGCGGGGCCTGCGCTCACCGGCCTGAGCAGACACGGAAAGCCTCCTCTGCGccgtggggtggggagggaagaggaaccCAGAGCCGGGGGCGTCCCCTTCCGCGGGGCGGGAGGCGGTCCCGGTGGGGCCGCGGTGGTGGCTGCAGGAGGGCTAAACCGGGCACTCACCGAGGGGCtgcaggcgggggcgggggtggcccACCGCGCCGCGTCTCCGCAGGGCTCCCAGGCCACGTGGCTGGGCCAAGCTATCCCATGCGTGGCTGACATACTGGGCGAGACTCACAAAGACGACATCAGGCGGCACCTGGAGATGCTCATCAGAAGCTACCCCGACATCAGGTTCCTACCCCAGAACTGGTTCTGGGACGGGAGACGGGGAGGGGCCTCGGGGCGGGGCTCGGACTAGCACCGGCCTCCGTGCACAGGTGCCAGGCGACCTGCGGGCCCCGGACCCTCAGGCTGTGGGGGCCCTGGTGGGATCGTCCCTGCCCTTCCCCGCTGTTCTAATCTCACCGTCATCATTCAGTCTTGTGGTCCCTGGAGTCTGAAGGGAGCCAGAGCCCTTCCTCCAGCGAGTCTTAGGGGGAGGCACAGGCCCCCAGCTCCAGGATAAAGCCCTTTCTGGAAGCCCAGAGACCTGCCAGCAGGAAGAAGGCTTTGATCCtagggtgtgtgttgggggggtgcTGAGTCATCACGCACGTGGAAATCCCATCTGAATCTCTCCATGGCCTTGGAGATTCCAGGATGGGGAGGCTACAGAAAGCCCAGGCCTAGCCCCTTCCTGgtcccctgccccgccccgccccatctGAGAATCCTCTGATCCCAGCCCGCTGCATCTGTTTGGCCTTGATTCAGAGTAACTGAGCACAGGAGGAAGGTTCCCCTTTTGGCCCCTTGGGGTTTTCCTGCGCAGGCTGGCCAGCCCTCCCTGGCTGCGGGAGACAGTGCTTCCAGCTGTTTGGGGTGCTTGGGGCGGGAGGGGCAGCACACTGGGCCAAGCTTCCCACCCCACGTGCCTCTCTGCTTGCCGCTGGGCCAGGGCTCCCCAGCACGGTTCTCAGGGGAAGAGGCTCTGACTCCCCTGCCTGCCCCGCTCCTGGCATCGTGGCATCGCGGCGCCCTGCTGCCTCCCTAGGTCCGCTAGGTTTCCGGAACCTCTGCCTGGGGCTCAGAGGCCGTTCCCATCAGGCTTGCCTCTTCCCGTCTCCGCCGGGCTTTGCACCCTTCAAGACCCAGGCACCCCCAGGAATGCTGGGTGCCCTAGCGCTTCCAGTCCGAGCCCCAGGGTCCCCCTCGCCCTGGGGTCCGGGGTGTCACTGGAGCTGTCGAGTCTGCAATGGGGGCCCACGTGTCTCTGCAGGCGGGACCACGTGCTGGCCATCCTGGCACTGCGTCGACTGGGCTGCCGTCGGAACCAGCACTTCCTGCTCCATGCCCAGGCCGTGCTGAGGGCTGCGGCCAAGGCTGGTGGATCCGGGGCCACTGGGGGCCGCGTGCTCCTCGAGGAGATCGAGTTGGGCACCTGCGTGGACGTGCTGGTCACCTGCATCTAGCGCTGCTGGCCTGAAAGGGGGCGGCCCCGGGGGACGGAGGGGCGGCCACCTGCCCCTAGGGACCGAGCCCCAAGCCGGGGACCAGGAGGCAGCCCCAGCGCAGCCCCAGGCTTGAAGCCCCCCGTGGGGGACcgtccatcctcctcctcctgatgGCCAGGGGAGGTCATGCCAGGCATGCCAGCAAGCCTGAGAGGCATTCCAGGCATTTGGAGGAGGGTTTGGTGCAGAAGTTCCCTTTGGTACTGCCCACCCGGGAAGGCCTCCGTGCCTAACTGTCCTGCACCACCCCAATGTGAAAATGAAGAAcagagtatttatttttaatatgaacaTGAAATAAAATGCTATCTGTCTAAGGAGACGCGGGGCCAAGTTGACTGCAGACAGAAGGTCTGTCTCCCCACGCACCCAGGGGCTGGCCAGAGGTTCTGTGCTGACTGCCTTTTCCTGCCCACTGTACCAACAGGGAGACTGAGGCAAGTCTGAACTGGGAAAGCCCACCGCCATGGTTACAGAGCAAAACAAACTTTGACCCTGGTTTCCCAAGGCCCCTGGCCTCACGTGCCAAGTGAGCATTGCCCTACAGCCTGCATCCTGGCAGATAAGGAAAGGCCAAAGCTTGTTCTACAGCTTGAGGTGTTTGGGTTAGATGTGCGAGGGACTTCCCAGCAGCGAAAGTTGTATGCTACCACAGGGCAGGTGTCAGCCTGGAGTGAGTGTGTGGAGGGGTGGACCCTGCCAGTCCTGGCTGTAGACATGAGGCTGCAAGGAGCATACTCAGGCCTGACCCCTGCAAACCTCCctcttcatctttctctctcGAACCCATGGCACTGAAATTTGGCTCCAGCCTGCAAGCAAGGCTGCTAGGAAACCCCGTTTGCATTGGCAACCTGGGGCTCTCCAAGAAAGGGGGTGCTGAGATGGGAGATTGACAGGGAGGTGCTGATGGAGGCCCCATCAGctgcctctcccccaccctccttcctGCTGGTTTCCTGGGGGGTCAGGAGCAAGTGCCAGGCACAGCCTGGCCAGAGGCGGGgctggaaggaggaagaggagaggttGGTGTTCCAGGCCCCGGGAACAGttgtggggtggggtcggggcgtGTGAGTGCTGACGCTGGCAGGTAGCCCTAGTCTcattggggaaactgaggccagcaCAGGATGGGGATCTGCGCCTCTTCACACCAGGCCCCAGCACGGGTGGCCTGAGGTCCTACAGCCGGCTGGGGGGCGGGCAGGTGTCCAAGGGGCACCTCTTTCCCTCGGGAGCAGCAGGGGACTGACAGGCCAGCCTGACCCCACGAGTCAGCCCGGTGGCCGGCAGAGTTCGGGTAGGAGCCGTGCTACAGGAAGCCTTGCCCTGGATTGGTCCTGGCCAGCTTCCCACGGGGAGCCCCTGCCACCCCCGACAGCTTTGCGTCCCCGGCCCCTCAAGGAGACCCCTCCTgcagccccggccccggccctgACCGACGGGCCTGGTGCTGCCTGAGCCCCTGGGCTGCAGGCAGAGGGTCCCGGGCTGGTTTCTGAGCCAGGCGTAGTTCTGCCACTTGCTCTCCAGTCAGAGGCTGTAGGCAGGTTTCGTCAGCTCTCTGCACCTGTTTTTTCCAGCTGCGAAATGGGGGTGCTGCCTGTGCCTCCCAGGCCAGGAGGAGTGAAGCAAGGGCCTGCCATAAAGCCAGGTTTGGGGCCACGTGAGCCCATGTTCCCATGGGCCTGGCACGAAGAAGCAGAAAAGACCCTGGGTGCAGGGCTAGGGGGGGTCTGTCAGTGAGTCCTGAGGTGGGCGGGGCCGTGAGTGGGGAACACCCCCACGGGAGGCGGGGCCAGCAGGGGCTAAGCAGCCTGTGAGCGGCAGCAGGAAGGCTGTAGGCGGAGACCCAGGCCCAGAGCCAGAAAGGCAGGGTTTTCCTGGCAGGACCCTCCatgcccaggtggctctgtgtgCCCCGGCTGTGTTCCTGTGAGCCCAGCAGAGCGTGAGGGGCTGGGGTCGGCTTCCCAAGGCTGAGCTGGGGTGAATAGGAGACTACACGGCAGCTCCTATGAGGGGTGCAGCTAGGGAGGCCGGGGACTGCAGGCAGGACTGAGGCCAGGGCACCCCGACTGGCTCGGGTCCAGGGCCCTGCCATTGGCCATCCTGTCCCGGGCTGGGGGTCTGTGCTCAGGACCCTGCCCACCACCACGTCCCAGGAGGCCTCACGAAGAGCCAAGTGTTTCCCTGGCCATTCTATTGTCCGGGCCGAGCACTGGGAGGGAGAGGGCTGGCTCTCCGAGCTGCTTCCGGACTTGAGGACCAGGTTGTCTGGCTGATAaggaagtgtgtgtgcatgtgtgtgtgtgtgttcatgtatgtgtgtgttcctgGAATGTGCCAGCCCCTGTCAgtgcccagggatgggggggtgggggtgcttgcCCAGTGTCCATTCCTCTGTGCAGCAGGACATCCTGCGTGCCCCCAGAGCGCGGGTACCAGGCCCCAGCTAGCCTGGCCACCCCCTTCCCCCTGCGCGGCCCCCTGCTCTTCCCCCTTGGGCTCAGCTTGGCTTTACCATTGCCCACATTTCCTGGGGCTCCATTGTGGGTGGAGGGTCGTCTCTAGCCCTGAGCCTGTGGCTCCTTGTTGAGGCTGGGGGTGAAAGGGTGCGGGGGCCAGCCTGCCCAAGGCAGGACGCTCAGCTTCAAGGACAGGAAACCCAATCTGCTGACCCAAGACAGCCTGGGCGACAGGAGGGACCTGGTGTCCCCCTCACTCCACCTGGGCGTGTTCCCTCTGTGGCCCTCCGCCCAGCCTTGGGCCAACCCTGCTCAAGGGTGTTCCGGTCTCTGCTGCTATCTCCTACAGCAGTGAGCCAGCCCAGTCCTCTCTGAGTCTGGGTACCCTCCTCTgtgacacaggagatgctgggaGGCTGTGCCCAGCAGGAGCGGAGCTCAGGGGGAGGTGGGATCAGCCAGAGACCCTGCAGGTGGGGCGCCGGGAGGGGCAGCCAGCCTGCCACCTCCGTGCCCACgcatcctctccctcctcctccctggtcTGCTAACCCTGGCCCCTTCCTTCCTGGACTTCAAGGGGCCCCTGGACACGTGGGCGGCCCCCTTGGCAGCTGGGATGCAGTCCTCACAGAGCCCCCATAGCTGCCCCAGGGGAGAGGGGGCTGCAGGGTCCCCAGAGCCACACTGTCCCATCTCTCACCTCCTCCTTTACTACCTCAGAGTCCTTTAGGGACCTCCAGCAAGTCAGAGGGTCCCCCTCCCACCGAGGTCAATGTCTGCCCACCGTCCATTGGCCCGGGGGGAGGAGCTGGGACTGGGCCGCCTTGGGCTAGATGGTGCTTCCCCAGCCGTCTCCCAGTGTGGAGCGCTGGGTGGCCGGCCTGTGCCCTGGTACTGGGCAGGGCGATCAAAATTAATATAGATTAGTTGATTGCAGAtcaactgtaaatcaactgtatttaaatttttttaaaaaaggattaggCTGTGGATTCAGACACCTCTGGGCTGGGAGCCCAGCTCTGCaccttgctagctgtgtgacgtCGGGCAGCTTACTccacctctctgggccccagctCCTGGTATAACGTGGGGAGCATTACGGGAGAAAGT
This genomic window contains:
- the LOC138095038 gene encoding LOW QUALITY PROTEIN: exocyst complex component 3-like protein 4 (The sequence of the model RefSeq protein was modified relative to this genomic sequence to represent the inferred CDS: inserted 1 base in 1 codon), whose protein sequence is MICVRTEEPAVTARCHSSSDAEVMLRKIDQTSVPGKDAVNIHRWDGGLKPVTAAFSKEVEMPGPPWQRTEGGELKALRDGLQEAPVLGGSRGAGGRQRGPGGADAAPDLARLLAELGALVRRDLQKVQREVHPAYAAAGFPAWEAYLRAFHGAVAGRLQELAHDARGCEQLYVLLDWAASVYSSPDFLGSQDQALPSEPLPPLLALDFWARLEDDYTSFPETKIESCFDGILQLEQSRWAAAEAPEELQGLXHTPLSFDVSMLVAEHVKAAGAISAKLEATTLRICARALGLFLHRFQKAFLESGAVSKPHVCASVNASEELRTHLLAKFPESFGELEKALGAAARAFQKRLLQGFQGAVQPLFRALCTKAWLTQDLLQPLMDKVVAFSGLLEHMAPPLAQETLQQVHRYVAREYLAQALRPPEWLRGVDRRSGSQKMGLEVQAISSTFQGLGSQATWLGQAIPCVADILGETHKDDIRRHLEMLIRSYPDIRRDHVLAILALRRLGCRRNQHFLLHAQAVLRAAAKAGGSGATGGRVLLEEIELGTCVDVLVTCI